A window of the Verrucomicrobiia bacterium genome harbors these coding sequences:
- the cimA gene encoding citramalate synthase, whose amino-acid sequence MKSNVEIYDTTLRDGSQGEGINFSLADKLRIAERLDAFGVHYIEGGWPGSNPKDMEFFQQAKKRKWKNAKIASFGFTRKKGVAVEDDDQIRMLLDSGSPVITIVGKTSLFHVNEVLRVKPEENLAMIGDTIRFLKDHGKIVVYDAEHSFDGYKFNAEYALATWQAAEKAGADVICLCETNGGCLPSEITAITSFARGKLNARIGIHTHNDCGLGVANGIAALEAGASHIQGTINGYGERTGNCDLISVIPLVEFKMKRTGVPAKSLPKLKELSEFVNEIANMRHDPRQPWVGQTAFAHKGGIHVHAIERVARSYEHINPEAVGNHRRVLVSDMSGRTNILVKAQELGFKITAETPELKTITAKIKELENIGYEYEAAEGSLALLIRRLLSHQELPFKVDGYHVSMRRDGENSVCQATVKVKVGEKFAHTVAEGDGPVNALDSALRAALTSFFPKLKKVALTDYKVRIIDSATGTAAKTRVLIISTDSKNEWGTVGVHDNIIEASVQALVDSMEYALMKK is encoded by the coding sequence ATGAAAAGTAACGTCGAAATCTACGATACGACTCTGCGGGATGGTTCGCAGGGCGAAGGAATCAATTTCTCGCTGGCGGACAAGCTCCGCATCGCGGAGAGGCTCGATGCTTTCGGCGTGCATTATATTGAGGGCGGCTGGCCGGGGTCGAATCCCAAGGACATGGAGTTCTTCCAACAAGCCAAAAAGCGCAAGTGGAAGAATGCGAAGATCGCGTCGTTTGGGTTCACGCGTAAAAAGGGTGTGGCGGTGGAGGACGATGACCAGATCCGCATGCTGCTGGATTCCGGTTCGCCGGTGATCACAATCGTGGGGAAGACCTCGCTCTTTCATGTGAATGAGGTGTTGCGCGTGAAGCCGGAGGAGAATCTGGCGATGATCGGCGACACGATCCGTTTCTTGAAGGATCATGGGAAGATCGTGGTGTATGATGCCGAGCACAGTTTCGACGGGTATAAGTTTAACGCGGAGTATGCGCTGGCGACGTGGCAAGCAGCGGAGAAGGCAGGCGCGGATGTGATCTGTCTGTGCGAGACGAATGGTGGTTGTCTGCCGAGTGAGATCACGGCGATCACTTCTTTCGCACGCGGGAAGTTGAATGCGCGTATCGGTATCCACACGCACAATGATTGCGGGCTGGGCGTGGCGAATGGCATTGCGGCTCTCGAGGCAGGTGCGAGCCACATCCAAGGGACGATCAATGGTTACGGTGAGCGCACGGGGAATTGTGATTTGATCAGTGTGATTCCGCTGGTGGAGTTCAAGATGAAGCGCACGGGTGTGCCGGCGAAGTCATTGCCGAAATTGAAGGAGCTTTCGGAGTTCGTGAATGAGATCGCGAATATGCGGCATGATCCGCGGCAGCCGTGGGTGGGCCAGACGGCGTTCGCGCATAAGGGCGGCATCCATGTACACGCGATCGAGCGCGTGGCGCGGAGCTACGAGCATATCAATCCGGAGGCGGTGGGGAATCATCGGCGCGTGCTGGTGAGCGATATGTCGGGCCGCACGAACATCCTCGTGAAGGCGCAGGAGCTGGGCTTCAAGATCACGGCGGAGACGCCGGAGCTGAAGACGATCACGGCGAAGATCAAGGAGCTGGAGAACATCGGCTACGAGTACGAGGCGGCGGAGGGTTCGCTGGCGTTGCTGATCCGGCGTTTGCTGAGTCACCAGGAGCTGCCGTTCAAGGTGGATGGGTATCACGTCTCGATGCGTCGTGACGGGGAGAATTCGGTCTGTCAGGCGACGGTGAAGGTGAAGGTGGGCGAGAAGTTCGCGCATACCGTTGCTGAGGGTGATGGTCCGGTGAATGCGCTGGACAGCGCCTTGCGCGCGGCGTTGACGAGTTTCTTCCCGAAATTGAAGAAGGTGGCGCTGACGGATTACAAGGTGCGCATCATCGATAGTGCGACGGGCACGGCCGCGAAGACGCGCGTGCTGATCATCAGCACGGACAGCAAGAATGAATGGGGCACGGTAGGCGTGCACGATAACATCATCGAGGCGTCCGTGCAGGCGCTGGTGGATAGCATGGAGTATGCGCTGATGAAGAAGTAA
- a CDS encoding sulfatase has translation MLMLSSMDAAERKPNIIVLLADDLGYGELGCQGMAKDIPTPHIDSLARNGVRFTQGYVSSPFCCPSRAGLMTGRYQTRFGHELNVVGKSNLDESIGLPLTEGTMTEHLKAAGYRTGLVGKWHLGTAGKFHPQKRGFDEFYGFLHEGHFFVPPPFNGVMSFLRTNSVAGGTRFTNGPVIWSNHTGGNEPPYDENNPLLRGTVEVTETEYLTDAFTREAVGFITRNEKQPFFLYVSYNAVHSPMQAMPKYPDRFTHIADPQRRIFAAMLSSLDDSVGAVLAKVRELKLEEDTLIFFLSDNGGPTQELTSSNAPLRGGKGQLFEGGIRVPFLAQWKGKIPAGKLYEQPVIALDILPTSLAAAQVAPSGGNKLDGVNLLPFLRGEKQGAPHEVLFWRYGANIAVRSGDWKLVKQLEGGKLVPEFQLFNLREDPAETKPVKDEAVSKRLQRELDGLNHQMVEALWAPGRK, from the coding sequence ATGCTGATGCTGTCATCGATGGACGCAGCGGAAAGGAAGCCGAATATCATCGTGTTGCTGGCGGATGATCTGGGGTATGGAGAATTGGGGTGTCAGGGGATGGCGAAGGATATTCCCACGCCACACATCGATTCACTGGCGCGGAATGGGGTGCGGTTCACGCAGGGGTATGTGAGTTCACCGTTTTGTTGTCCTTCACGGGCGGGGTTGATGACGGGGCGGTATCAGACACGGTTCGGGCATGAGCTGAATGTGGTGGGGAAGAGCAATCTGGATGAAAGCATCGGGTTGCCGCTGACGGAGGGGACCATGACGGAGCATCTGAAGGCAGCGGGGTATCGTACGGGTTTGGTGGGCAAGTGGCATCTGGGTACGGCTGGAAAATTTCATCCGCAGAAACGAGGATTTGATGAATTCTACGGCTTCTTGCATGAGGGGCATTTCTTTGTGCCGCCGCCGTTCAATGGCGTGATGTCGTTCTTGAGGACAAATTCGGTGGCGGGTGGGACGAGGTTCACGAATGGACCGGTGATCTGGTCCAATCACACGGGCGGGAATGAACCGCCGTATGATGAGAACAATCCGTTGCTGCGCGGCACGGTGGAAGTTACGGAGACGGAGTATCTGACAGATGCATTCACGCGGGAGGCGGTGGGTTTCATCACGCGGAATGAGAAGCAGCCGTTTTTTCTCTATGTGTCGTATAACGCGGTGCATAGCCCGATGCAGGCGATGCCGAAGTACCCGGACCGCTTCACGCACATCGCCGATCCGCAACGGCGCATCTTCGCGGCGATGCTGTCGTCGCTGGACGACAGTGTGGGGGCGGTGCTGGCGAAGGTGCGCGAGTTGAAGCTGGAGGAGGACACGCTGATCTTTTTCTTGAGCGATAACGGCGGACCGACGCAGGAACTGACCTCAAGCAATGCACCGTTGCGCGGGGGCAAGGGGCAGCTTTTCGAGGGCGGCATCCGCGTGCCGTTTCTGGCTCAGTGGAAAGGGAAGATTCCGGCGGGCAAGTTGTATGAGCAGCCGGTGATCGCGTTGGATATTTTGCCGACCTCGCTCGCGGCTGCACAGGTTGCGCCTTCGGGGGGAAATAAATTGGATGGGGTGAATTTGTTGCCGTTCTTGCGCGGGGAGAAGCAAGGTGCACCGCATGAAGTGTTGTTCTGGCGGTATGGGGCAAACATCGCGGTGCGTTCAGGGGATTGGAAGCTGGTCAAGCAGCTTGAAGGCGGAAAACTGGTGCCGGAGTTTCAGTTGTTCAACTTGCGGGAAGATCCGGCGGAAACGAAACCGGTAAAGGATGAGGCGGTTTCAAAACGGTTGCAGCGGGAATTGGACGGGCTGAATCATCAGATGGTGGAGGCGTTGTGGGCACCGGGTAGGAAGTGA
- a CDS encoding methyl-accepting chemotaxis protein yields MNSHWTLKKRVMFGFGVVLLLMLLQTAGNLYSILSAKRSADFLAGDAVPGMEAIDKIKVCAEQIHSKLGWGFLSTSSEDTRQLEAEIARLRKKYAELEHAYDITITMAIDHQKFDELKKDAQNYFAQVDKVLALQKAGKTQEARELSNGDMSKAFENYSTHVDWLMDWNAENGHRGSKESITHAAFSLKLVIIGSFLVLTLGVLCAVLIVRSLSKLLSQIMESLTAGAAQVAQTADHLSSSSQSVAEGASEQAASLEETSASLEEMSSITRKNADHARSAKELAGKTREAADAGSHSMIELNSAMAEIQQASDSIAAIIKTIDEIAFQTNILALNAAVEAARAGEAGMGFSVVAEEVRNLAQRSALAAKETGSKIENAIRKSRTGVEISAKVTGSLQEIQSKVREVDQLVAEIATASHEQSTGISQVNEAVMLMDKVTQNNAASAEEGASAAEELHAQADTLKTSVQQLEALVNGVQSKVPRDMAVPTVKSSRPAAHTWNGAHRGSDVQLIRA; encoded by the coding sequence ATGAATAGTCATTGGACATTGAAAAAACGGGTCATGTTCGGCTTCGGGGTGGTTCTCCTCCTGATGCTGCTGCAAACTGCGGGTAATCTTTATTCGATTCTGAGCGCCAAACGTTCGGCTGACTTTTTGGCTGGTGACGCCGTGCCTGGCATGGAGGCCATCGATAAAATCAAGGTGTGCGCTGAGCAGATACACTCCAAGTTGGGTTGGGGGTTTCTCTCCACCAGTTCGGAAGACACCCGGCAGCTCGAGGCAGAGATTGCCCGGCTCCGAAAGAAATATGCCGAGCTTGAGCACGCCTATGACATCACCATCACCATGGCCATCGATCATCAAAAATTTGACGAGCTTAAGAAGGACGCCCAGAACTATTTCGCACAGGTGGATAAAGTGTTGGCGCTTCAGAAAGCTGGCAAAACACAGGAGGCCCGCGAGTTATCCAATGGAGACATGAGCAAGGCTTTTGAAAACTATTCCACCCACGTTGATTGGTTAATGGACTGGAACGCAGAAAATGGGCACAGAGGAAGCAAGGAGAGCATCACCCATGCTGCCTTCAGCCTGAAGCTTGTGATAATCGGCTCCTTCCTGGTTCTTACGCTGGGTGTCTTGTGTGCTGTGCTGATCGTGCGTTCTCTCTCCAAACTCCTCAGCCAGATCATGGAATCCCTCACCGCCGGTGCCGCGCAGGTGGCCCAGACCGCCGACCACCTCTCCAGCTCCAGCCAGTCCGTCGCTGAGGGCGCCAGCGAACAGGCCGCCAGCTTGGAAGAGACCAGTGCCAGCCTTGAGGAGATGTCGTCCATCACCCGCAAAAACGCCGATCACGCCCGCTCGGCCAAGGAACTCGCCGGCAAAACCCGCGAGGCGGCTGATGCCGGTTCCCACAGCATGATAGAACTCAATTCCGCCATGGCTGAGATCCAGCAGGCCAGCGACAGCATCGCCGCCATCATCAAGACCATCGATGAGATCGCCTTCCAGACGAACATCCTGGCCTTGAATGCTGCGGTGGAAGCCGCCCGGGCGGGTGAGGCGGGGATGGGATTCTCCGTGGTGGCTGAAGAAGTCCGTAACCTCGCCCAACGCAGCGCCCTCGCCGCCAAGGAAACGGGGAGTAAGATTGAGAACGCCATCCGGAAGAGCCGTACCGGGGTCGAGATCAGCGCGAAGGTGACGGGCAGCCTTCAGGAGATCCAAAGCAAGGTCCGCGAGGTGGACCAGCTAGTGGCGGAGATCGCCACCGCCTCCCATGAGCAAAGCACGGGAATCAGCCAGGTAAACGAGGCGGTCATGCTGATGGACAAGGTCACGCAAAATAACGCCGCCAGTGCAGAAGAAGGCGCCAGTGCCGCCGAAGAACTCCATGCCCAGGCAGATACGCTCAAGACTTCCGTCCAACAATTGGAAGCTTTGGTCAACGGTGTTCAAAGCAAAGTGCCCCGGGATATGGCTGTGCCGACCGTCAAGTCTTCAAGGCCGGCAGCTCATACGTGGAACGGAGCGCATCGCGGCAGCGACGTGCAGTTGATCCGCGCGTAA
- the carA gene encoding glutamine-hydrolyzing carbamoyl-phosphate synthase small subunit, with protein sequence MKAILALEDGSVFEGQGFGARATSCGEVCFNTSMTGYQEILTDPSYKGQIVTMTYPLIGNYGVNTQDVESWQPHVAGFVIRELSPIVSNWRADLSLAEYLEKNGIPGIQGVDTRALTKKLRVRGALNGVISTEGLTPAEAVAKAKTWPGLVGVDYVKEVTHKEPFLWDKDDKDSAEFRILRGTETGDPRNLRKPLPAADIPIVAYDFGMKYNILRQLRQSGFKVQVVPATTPAAEALKYKPAGIFLSNGPGDPAALGYAVQAASDLVKSGLPVFGICLGHQILGQALGGKTFKLKFGHRGGNQPVKDLETGKVEITSQNHGFAVDPASLPSDVAVNRINLNDQTVEGMRHKTKPVFCVQYHPEASPGPHDSSPLFNEFRQLVSKHS encoded by the coding sequence ATGAAAGCGATTCTCGCCTTAGAAGATGGAAGTGTGTTTGAGGGGCAGGGCTTTGGTGCCCGCGCGACCTCATGTGGTGAGGTGTGTTTCAACACCTCCATGACCGGTTATCAGGAGATCCTGACCGACCCGTCCTATAAGGGCCAGATCGTCACGATGACCTATCCGCTCATCGGCAACTACGGTGTGAACACGCAGGACGTAGAATCTTGGCAGCCGCACGTGGCCGGTTTCGTCATCCGCGAGCTTTCCCCCATCGTCAGCAACTGGCGCGCGGACCTTTCCCTCGCCGAATACCTCGAAAAGAACGGTATTCCGGGCATCCAAGGTGTCGATACCCGCGCTTTGACCAAGAAACTCCGCGTGCGCGGTGCCTTGAACGGCGTGATCTCTACTGAAGGTTTGACCCCGGCGGAAGCCGTGGCCAAGGCGAAGACCTGGCCGGGCCTCGTAGGTGTGGACTACGTGAAAGAAGTCACGCACAAGGAACCGTTCCTGTGGGATAAGGACGACAAGGACAGCGCCGAATTCCGCATCCTCCGTGGCACTGAGACGGGCGATCCGCGCAACCTGCGCAAGCCCTTGCCTGCGGCGGACATCCCCATCGTCGCCTACGATTTCGGCATGAAGTACAACATCCTGCGCCAGCTCCGCCAGAGCGGGTTCAAGGTGCAGGTCGTTCCCGCCACGACACCCGCCGCGGAAGCGCTGAAGTACAAGCCCGCCGGCATTTTCCTCTCCAACGGCCCCGGCGATCCGGCAGCCCTTGGTTACGCCGTGCAAGCTGCCTCGGACCTCGTGAAATCAGGTCTGCCCGTGTTCGGCATTTGCCTCGGCCATCAGATCTTGGGTCAAGCCTTGGGTGGCAAGACCTTCAAGCTCAAGTTCGGTCATCGCGGCGGCAATCAGCCGGTGAAAGATCTCGAGACGGGCAAAGTGGAGATCACCTCGCAGAACCACGGTTTTGCTGTGGATCCCGCGTCTTTGCCATCCGATGTGGCGGTGAACCGCATCAATTTGAACGATCAGACCGTGGAAGGTATGCGCCACAAGACGAAACCCGTTTTCTGCGTGCAATATCACCCGGAAGCATCGCCTGGACCACACGATTCCTCGCCACTTTTCAACGAATTTCGCCAGCTTGTGTCCAAGCACAGTTAG
- a CDS encoding FHA domain-containing protein, with translation MPRLVVLSEGYTGRTYELTVEKTTIGRVDDNSFSIPDGSMSSHHCEIHLKGNDVVVKDLNSTNGTFVAGEQVTDTAPLKPGQILRLGSIEIRLEDGATQPPPKAIDRTQVIKQGIKAGDLEKKSTEFKADTSHFKPKSNKVAKVFIVIGVILFLVIVGALIAAFMGGRGK, from the coding sequence ATGCCCAGACTTGTTGTTCTAAGCGAAGGTTACACAGGCCGGACATACGAGCTGACCGTGGAGAAAACCACGATCGGTCGCGTGGACGATAATTCTTTCTCGATCCCTGATGGCTCCATGTCCAGCCATCACTGCGAGATTCATCTCAAAGGGAACGACGTCGTGGTGAAAGACCTGAACTCCACCAACGGCACGTTTGTGGCGGGAGAACAAGTCACCGATACGGCTCCGCTCAAACCGGGACAAATTTTGCGACTCGGCTCCATCGAGATCCGTTTGGAAGATGGCGCCACACAGCCACCGCCGAAAGCCATTGATCGCACTCAAGTGATCAAGCAGGGCATCAAGGCTGGCGATCTGGAGAAGAAGAGCACGGAGTTCAAGGCAGACACATCTCACTTCAAGCCCAAGTCAAACAAGGTCGCCAAAGTCTTCATCGTCATCGGCGTGATTCTGTTCCTCGTGATCGTCGGCGCACTCATCGCCGCATTCATGGGCGGCCGCGGCAAGTAA
- the hemB gene encoding porphobilinogen synthase: protein MHNAPAPAFPALRPRRLRQSPALRRLVRETWLSADQLILPLFARSGKKVRQPIGSMPGVFQLSVDELVKEAAAAYADGVPAVLLFGIPDAKDTKASGAYAKNGIVQQAVRALKKELPDLLVVTDVCLCEYMSHGHCGIVHQHENGACILNDPSLKLIARTAASHAEAGADIIAPSDMMDGRVAAIRAALDKGGFTDTPIMSYAAKYSSAYYGPFREAAESAPKFGDRRSYQMDAGNSDEALREVALDIAEGADIVMVKPALAYLDIIQRVKTTFNYPTAAYNVSAEYSMIKAAAANGWIDEKAVTLETLLGMKRAGADIIITYAARDVARWLREK, encoded by the coding sequence ATGCACAACGCCCCTGCACCTGCTTTTCCGGCCTTGCGCCCGCGTCGTTTGCGTCAGTCTCCTGCCCTGCGCCGTCTCGTCCGGGAGACGTGGTTGAGTGCGGACCAGCTCATTCTCCCGCTCTTCGCGCGCAGCGGCAAAAAGGTGCGCCAGCCCATCGGCTCCATGCCCGGCGTGTTCCAGCTTTCCGTGGATGAACTGGTGAAGGAAGCCGCCGCCGCTTATGCAGATGGCGTGCCTGCGGTTCTGCTCTTCGGCATTCCCGATGCAAAGGATACGAAGGCCTCCGGTGCGTATGCGAAGAATGGCATCGTGCAACAGGCTGTTCGTGCGCTGAAGAAAGAGCTGCCGGATTTGCTCGTCGTGACGGATGTGTGCCTTTGCGAATACATGAGCCATGGGCACTGCGGCATCGTGCATCAGCATGAGAATGGCGCGTGCATCCTGAATGATCCTTCGCTGAAGCTCATCGCGCGCACAGCCGCGAGCCATGCTGAGGCGGGGGCGGACATCATCGCGCCGAGCGATATGATGGATGGTCGCGTGGCGGCCATTCGTGCAGCTCTCGACAAGGGCGGTTTCACGGACACGCCCATCATGTCTTACGCGGCGAAGTATTCTTCAGCTTACTACGGACCTTTCCGTGAAGCCGCAGAGTCGGCGCCGAAGTTCGGGGATCGCCGCAGTTATCAGATGGACGCGGGCAATAGTGATGAGGCGTTGCGCGAAGTGGCGCTGGATATCGCCGAAGGCGCGGACATCGTGATGGTGAAACCGGCGCTCGCGTATCTGGACATCATCCAGCGCGTGAAGACGACGTTCAACTATCCCACCGCCGCTTACAACGTGAGCGCGGAATACTCAATGATCAAAGCCGCCGCGGCGAATGGCTGGATCGATGAAAAAGCCGTGACGCTGGAAACGTTGCTGGGAATGAAGCGCGCGGGTGCGGATATCATCATCACGTATGCGGCGCGGGATGTGGCGCGGTGGTTGCGAGAGAAATAG
- a CDS encoding Dabb family protein, producing MKTFALALTLMLGLVLATPSFAADKAKATKKLQHVVCFKFKEAATKAQIEKLNKEFAALKEKIPGIAGYEAGVNNSPEGLNKGFTHCYIVTFKTEKDREAYLPHPEHQKFVTIVKEIVDDVFVIDFWTE from the coding sequence ATGAAAACGTTCGCTCTCGCCCTGACGCTCATGCTCGGCCTCGTCCTGGCCACGCCTTCTTTTGCCGCGGATAAAGCCAAGGCCACCAAGAAGCTCCAGCACGTCGTCTGCTTCAAATTCAAGGAAGCCGCCACCAAGGCGCAGATCGAGAAGCTGAACAAGGAATTCGCCGCGCTGAAGGAAAAGATCCCAGGCATCGCGGGTTATGAAGCGGGCGTGAACAACAGCCCGGAAGGATTGAACAAAGGGTTCACACATTGCTACATCGTCACGTTCAAGACGGAGAAGGATCGCGAAGCCTATCTGCCGCATCCGGAACACCAGAAGTTTGTCACCATTGTGAAAGAAATCGTGGATGATGTGTTCGTGATCGATTTCTGGACTGAATAA
- the tig gene encoding trigger factor: MNVTVETLAPCKKLLRVEVDVQTVDAAFDSVTKEFQRFAQLPGFRPGKAPRDMIVKSFSGRIEEEVKKKLIPDSYRKALEQEKIKPVVYPDIEEIQFGKGQSLQFAATIETEPEFELPEYKGLEIKREKATVTEADVERALNTLRDQRAVYNDVEREVKSGDYVVVNYTGTSEGKPLTDIAPTARGLTKQENFWMHIAKDQFIPGFTEQLVGAKKGETVKVSVDFPADFVSQPLAGKKGDYEVTIVQVKDKTVPALDDEFAKSWGAEDLSKLNEGVKGDLQNELDAKQNRSLKDQLVQALLGKVSYELPETVVNSETRNIIYNVVNENQRRGVDRETIESSKDQIFATANNSAKERVKAMFLFHRIAEKEGIKVEQQEVAQQVMAMAEQYQMKPEKLVKELEKNNGFQEIHERILAAKVLDYLQLNAKIEEVAAAS; this comes from the coding sequence GTGAATGTAACGGTTGAGACTTTGGCCCCGTGCAAGAAGTTGCTGCGCGTGGAAGTGGACGTGCAGACGGTGGATGCTGCTTTTGACAGCGTCACAAAAGAATTTCAGCGCTTCGCGCAGCTCCCTGGCTTCCGCCCGGGCAAGGCTCCACGCGACATGATCGTGAAGAGCTTCTCCGGCCGTATCGAGGAAGAAGTGAAGAAGAAGCTCATCCCTGACTCCTACCGCAAGGCTTTGGAGCAGGAAAAGATCAAGCCCGTCGTCTATCCCGACATCGAGGAGATCCAGTTCGGCAAGGGCCAGTCCCTGCAGTTCGCCGCCACGATCGAGACTGAGCCGGAATTCGAACTCCCGGAATACAAGGGCCTCGAGATCAAGCGCGAGAAGGCCACGGTGACCGAAGCCGATGTGGAACGCGCCCTGAACACGCTCCGTGACCAACGCGCCGTCTATAATGACGTGGAGCGCGAAGTGAAGTCCGGCGACTACGTCGTCGTGAACTACACGGGCACCAGCGAAGGCAAGCCGCTCACGGACATCGCTCCCACGGCGCGCGGCCTGACGAAGCAGGAAAATTTCTGGATGCACATCGCCAAAGACCAGTTCATCCCGGGCTTCACCGAGCAATTGGTGGGTGCCAAGAAGGGTGAGACGGTCAAGGTGAGCGTCGATTTCCCGGCGGACTTCGTGTCCCAGCCGCTCGCCGGCAAGAAGGGTGATTACGAAGTCACCATCGTGCAGGTGAAGGACAAGACGGTGCCTGCCTTGGATGACGAATTCGCGAAGTCTTGGGGTGCTGAAGATCTCAGCAAGCTCAACGAAGGCGTGAAGGGCGATCTCCAGAACGAACTGGACGCGAAACAGAACCGCTCCTTGAAGGACCAGCTCGTGCAGGCCCTCCTCGGCAAGGTCAGCTATGAACTGCCGGAGACGGTCGTGAACAGCGAGACGCGCAACATCATCTACAACGTGGTGAACGAGAACCAGCGTCGTGGTGTGGACCGTGAGACGATCGAATCCAGCAAGGACCAGATCTTCGCCACGGCGAACAACTCGGCCAAGGAACGCGTGAAGGCGATGTTCCTCTTCCACCGCATCGCGGAGAAGGAAGGCATCAAGGTAGAGCAGCAGGAAGTGGCGCAGCAGGTCATGGCCATGGCTGAGCAATACCAGATGAAGCCCGAGAAACTCGTGAAGGAACTGGAGAAGAACAACGGCTTCCAGGAGATCCACGAGCGCATCCTCGCCGCGAAGGTGCTGGACTACCTCCAGCTCAACGCGAAGATCGAAGAAGTGGCCGCCGCTTCGTAA
- a CDS encoding TerB family tellurite resistance protein has product MNTTIKDFTEAQKHALLDLTMLAMYADGHLASAEDARVHRLLENLGYVSEYDRNTQYDASIARVSRHALTAVGAKEHAISLAQTFTTPQQRLKVHELLNDLTSSDSKVSLQEGEFLSVVREALKA; this is encoded by the coding sequence ATGAACACGACGATCAAAGACTTCACCGAAGCGCAGAAGCACGCGCTGCTCGATCTCACCATGCTGGCGATGTATGCGGACGGTCATCTCGCCTCAGCAGAAGACGCACGCGTGCATCGTTTGCTGGAGAACTTGGGTTACGTGAGTGAGTATGATCGCAACACGCAATATGACGCCTCGATCGCACGCGTAAGCCGTCATGCGCTGACAGCGGTGGGAGCGAAAGAACATGCCATCTCCCTTGCGCAAACTTTCACTACACCACAACAACGGTTGAAGGTGCATGAACTGCTGAATGACCTCACCTCCAGCGACAGTAAGGTGTCGTTGCAGGAAGGTGAGTTTCTATCCGTGGTGCGCGAGGCGCTGAAGGCGTAA
- a CDS encoding sugar phosphate nucleotidyltransferase, protein MKAVILAAGKGTRMKDLTAEIPKPMLKVQGKPILEHIVEGLLSVGVREFCIITGWHAEVVEGYFGDGSKWSAKISYARQVVQDGTGKAPELAKEFVGSETFLLTYGDILVKPETYADMLKRFNSGKFSGLVTVTGSEDVTKGGLFFFDEAFCLNHLVEKPSQAQLTELRQQGYLKAGDTAWYNAGIYIFEPSVFDFTAKLEKSPRGEYELTDALTAMLTAKQKLAGLQIAGRWVDVRDPEVLASLQA, encoded by the coding sequence ATGAAAGCCGTCATCCTCGCCGCCGGTAAAGGCACTCGCATGAAAGATCTCACCGCTGAGATCCCGAAGCCCATGCTCAAGGTCCAAGGCAAGCCCATCCTCGAACACATCGTGGAAGGCCTGCTCAGCGTGGGCGTGCGCGAGTTCTGCATCATCACCGGCTGGCACGCGGAAGTGGTGGAAGGCTATTTCGGCGACGGCTCAAAATGGAGTGCGAAGATTTCTTACGCGCGCCAAGTCGTGCAAGACGGCACCGGCAAGGCACCGGAACTCGCCAAGGAATTCGTAGGCAGCGAAACCTTCCTCCTCACCTATGGCGATATCCTTGTGAAACCGGAGACGTATGCGGACATGCTCAAGCGTTTCAACAGCGGCAAGTTCTCCGGCCTCGTCACCGTCACCGGCAGCGAAGATGTGACCAAGGGCGGCCTCTTCTTCTTCGATGAAGCCTTCTGCCTGAACCACCTCGTCGAAAAACCCTCGCAAGCGCAACTCACCGAACTGCGCCAGCAAGGTTATCTGAAAGCCGGTGATACTGCGTGGTATAACGCGGGCATTTATATCTTCGAACCGTCCGTCTTCGACTTCACCGCCAAGCTGGAGAAATCTCCGCGCGGCGAATACGAACTCACCGACGCTCTCACCGCCATGCTCACCGCGAAACAAAAGCTCGCCGGATTGCAGATCGCAGGCCGCTGGGTGGATGTGCGTGATCCAGAAGTGCTGGCGTCGTTGCAGGCGTGA